The Candidatus Palauibacter australiensis genome includes a region encoding these proteins:
- the asd gene encoding aspartate-semialdehyde dehydrogenase: MRVTHPSNERVPVAVLGATGIVGQRLVRMLDGHPSLRLASVAASGRRAGERYGDAVRWSLGGDPPAEAADLPLRVATEPPECRVVLSALPSGVARELEPALAEAGHVVSTNASAHRLRADVPLLVPEVNPHALALAAKQPWSENGGRLVANPNCVVAGLALALAPLQDAFGIEAATVVTLQAVTGAGLEGVGSVQIEGNAIPWIPGEEEKLEPELNKILGTEIAVAASVNRVPVLDGHTANVFLKFASPASPRDAARALAEFRAPPSLPRLPSLPDRPLVVRAEPDRPQPRLDIGAAGGMAASVGRIRAAPPHDLAMTVVAHNGVRGAAGACLANAEFSAWTFTARETGPDRKEDGDR, from the coding sequence ATGCGCGTAACCCATCCGTCGAATGAACGCGTGCCCGTGGCGGTCCTGGGCGCGACCGGGATCGTCGGCCAGCGGCTCGTGCGGATGCTGGACGGACACCCCTCCCTCCGGCTCGCCTCCGTCGCGGCGTCCGGGAGGCGCGCGGGCGAGAGGTACGGCGACGCGGTCCGCTGGAGCCTGGGCGGAGATCCTCCCGCCGAGGCCGCCGACCTGCCGCTCCGCGTCGCCACGGAACCGCCGGAGTGCCGGGTCGTGCTCTCCGCGCTTCCGTCGGGCGTGGCGCGCGAACTCGAGCCGGCGCTCGCCGAAGCCGGGCACGTCGTGAGCACGAACGCCTCGGCGCACCGGCTGAGAGCGGACGTGCCGCTACTGGTGCCGGAGGTCAACCCGCACGCGCTGGCCCTCGCCGCCAAACAGCCCTGGTCGGAAAATGGAGGCCGGCTCGTCGCCAACCCGAACTGCGTGGTCGCGGGGCTGGCGCTGGCCCTGGCGCCCCTGCAGGACGCCTTCGGAATCGAGGCCGCCACGGTCGTCACCCTGCAGGCCGTGACGGGCGCCGGCCTCGAAGGCGTCGGGTCCGTTCAGATCGAGGGGAACGCGATCCCCTGGATCCCCGGCGAAGAGGAGAAGCTCGAGCCGGAACTGAACAAGATCCTGGGGACGGAGATCGCCGTGGCGGCGAGCGTCAATCGAGTTCCGGTGCTCGACGGCCACACGGCGAACGTTTTCCTGAAGTTCGCCTCCCCAGCCAGTCCCCGGGATGCGGCCCGGGCGCTGGCGGAGTTCCGGGCCCCGCCATCGCTGCCGCGCCTCCCTTCGCTCCCGGACCGGCCGCTCGTCGTGCGCGCCGAGCCGGACCGTCCGCAGCCGCGCCTGGACATCGGCGCTGCGGGAGGGATGGCGGCGAGCGTCGGCAGGATCCGCGCCGCGCCGCCCCACGACCTGGCGATGACCGTGGTCGCCCACAACGGCGTACGGGGAGCGGCCGGCGCCTGCTTGGCCAACGCGGAATTCTCCGCGTGGACATTCACCGCCCGGGAGACCGGGCCTGATCGGAAAGAAGACGGAGACCGATGA
- a CDS encoding O-acetylhomoserine aminocarboxypropyltransferase/cysteine synthase: MRDETVAIHLGYESEPTTHAVAVPLYQTVAYEFDDAQHGADLFNLEVEGNIYSRIMNPTQAVLEERIAQLEHGLAALALSSGSAAVNYSVLNLAAAGDNIVSVPQLYGGTYTLFAHMLPQQGIEVRFAEGDAPDDLARLIDDRTKAVFVESIGNPAGNIVDLAAVADVAHAHGVATIVDNTVATPALLKPIDHGFDIVVHSLTKYIGGHGNSLGGAIVDSGKFPWTEHASRYPQFTTPEPSYHGVVYTEALGPAAYIGRARTVPLRNTGSAISPFNAFQIIQGIQTLNLRIERHSENALAVAKHLEDHPAVEWVSYAGLPGDPYHELALKYLGGRASGILTFGVKGGFEAGVKFYDALELFKRLVNIGDAKSLACHPASTTHRQLTEEEQLSVGVRPETIRLSVGIEHIDDIIEDLDRALDVASSARPAAA; encoded by the coding sequence ATGAGAGACGAAACTGTAGCGATCCACCTCGGATACGAGTCCGAGCCCACCACGCACGCGGTCGCGGTACCGCTGTACCAGACCGTGGCGTACGAGTTCGACGACGCGCAACACGGCGCGGACCTCTTCAACCTCGAGGTCGAGGGCAACATCTACTCTCGCATCATGAACCCCACGCAGGCCGTGCTGGAGGAGCGTATTGCCCAGCTTGAGCACGGCCTGGCGGCGCTTGCGCTGTCCTCGGGCAGCGCGGCCGTCAACTATTCGGTCCTCAATCTCGCCGCAGCCGGGGACAACATCGTCTCGGTGCCCCAGTTGTACGGCGGCACCTACACGCTCTTCGCCCACATGCTGCCGCAGCAGGGGATCGAAGTCCGCTTCGCCGAAGGCGACGCCCCGGACGATCTGGCCAGGCTGATCGATGACCGTACGAAGGCGGTGTTCGTCGAGAGCATCGGGAACCCGGCGGGCAACATCGTGGACCTCGCAGCGGTGGCCGACGTGGCGCACGCCCACGGCGTCGCCACCATCGTGGACAACACCGTCGCCACGCCCGCGCTCCTCAAGCCGATCGATCACGGGTTCGACATCGTGGTGCACTCGCTGACGAAGTACATCGGCGGCCACGGCAACTCGCTCGGCGGCGCGATCGTCGATTCCGGGAAATTCCCGTGGACGGAGCACGCGAGCCGCTATCCGCAGTTCACGACGCCGGAGCCCAGCTACCACGGGGTCGTTTACACGGAGGCGCTGGGGCCGGCCGCCTACATCGGGCGGGCGCGCACGGTGCCGCTGCGCAACACGGGGTCGGCGATCTCCCCCTTCAACGCCTTCCAGATCATCCAGGGGATCCAGACGCTGAACCTCCGCATCGAGCGCCACTCCGAGAACGCGCTGGCCGTGGCGAAGCACCTGGAGGACCACCCGGCGGTGGAGTGGGTGAGCTACGCCGGACTGCCGGGCGATCCGTACCACGAGCTGGCCCTCAAGTACCTGGGCGGCCGGGCGTCGGGGATCCTGACGTTCGGGGTGAAGGGCGGCTTCGAGGCGGGCGTGAAGTTCTACGACGCGCTCGAGCTGTTCAAGCGGCTCGTGAACATCGGGGATGCCAAGTCGCTGGCGTGCCACCCGGCGTCCACGACGCACCGGCAGCTCACCGAGGAAGAGCAGCTCAGCGTCGGCGTGCGTCCAGAGACGATCCGGCTCTCGGTGGGCATCGAACACATCGATGACATCATCGAGGACCTCGACCGCGCGCTGGACGTGGCGTCGTCGGCCCGACCGGCCGCCGCATAG